One region of Oxalobacteraceae bacterium OTU3CAMAD1 genomic DNA includes:
- a CDS encoding polymorphic toxin-type HINT domain-containing protein produces MMKNTGDVNWNAGSEYVLVSLGDNWGVTSINMPDFVPPGDPATFNFNIKAPAVSGVYSYKWQLRKNGAAFGSIVSQQITVNPVGTNTPPTAAWITPQISSVKYWVTTGAKAAVQLSAAGRDNDPGGSVTSMQVFRNGETTPLLDRAGASFNESVLLGAGTYNLYAQAKDNFGAVGKSGLVEIRVLEPSGSVRFNSVTPSSLTGVALAGNKVTSTIAYKAETVDPEFWVEKVELMRVGTSTPLASRNCTIQRNANNEPIHSICDGSVSYDFAIGTHDVFLRATMFSNIYSNSAQLRFVISENAAPTASISVPVKNYVVAANTSASVPMTLSGSDVDGIVKQLTLYRDGALAASGPASSSATAQWPTSLTLPVGQYNLQARAIDNFNVSSPLSAGQIVKISPNTLPTASLSVVGGKLSYKVPPNGQASVSFSGTISDSDGTVRRWDIVEGAGSLAFANVNSATVAVSQTLNFVKGEHQIRLKAIDNLGEISYSAPIVITVTEDDPNVKPTATMTAPTLAKSYSVGINGTVAVTVSGWGSDTDGWMSRMEVLRNGVSQAGVSGSTIDHVLTLESGQHDIAVRAIDNAGGFSDSTAVRITVNAANGGAQISDWMATPNGGVVTSTGTLPVRVSGTAIAATSDDAVQRVEVWDDISNKLLDASNYTLQWSAGHEVPINTVRKYSMQLNLTPGDYSLYFRAATYNGGTGQSAKLPVKITSAAGAPAVQMTSPVESGIYEVTAGDTAPVTIIGSASAANGIKVLEVIDNDAVIDSMTTAEVNKTYQLSAGPHRLVLRVVDNQNNTMLSAAALITVLESNAKILFTSPANGLKVVMPWGGTVAKLSVTGSVQAGSAAVIKFHGMLDNVAACELSVTGVSTCSFNAALGAHELRLRATDKNGRFTFSEPRNVTVVPTGAAHTITLSAPLANSVINTNLPTAPVRVRGVVSSPSGPIVSYDILDSYTKIGEGTGGTIDQVVELAPGAHALMIRSTDSVGVEWLWASRNVTVVSSTIMGGLAGVRIEADGTPQLVGWACQKTKADAVTYEVYVNAAPDAGGTLLGSGSANIATELNNATIASGCGTPNAGHHFKFDLSPFVTQYPGSPLFVKASLNGEVALVPCEENLCTMPNSMRVGLTTPLTGDRFFGTSTVFSRLQISTITGTPDEVAFNIDGEWITGQPDAAAGAYYASKVGLAPRAAPYIVFGRVRQGNVTLNTVESQFYVMPSNGVTLELKSPANVAIGAPIALTAAVGGTSAGATTVLFYANGVLIGTGNVAADGVASTSWATNVAGRYNIFAIAVNQSSARVAQSNVTILMVGTTANGASSPDPLPVSVSTPHLGNANAGTLPGSLTVSPAGGANYGIEIAVPPGTAGLQPQLSLNYDSQGQNSLLGVGWTLGGLSSIHRCGKTIAQDEVNARIAFSTNDRLCLDGQRLVLVNLALSDASYWADNAEYRTEIDNFSRITAQSTSGRRSFKVETRDGRVMLFGAADGFEKAIVQPVASSRDATTMPAEKSGPVSWKLDKVTDRYGNFIDFSYEQNATSGEHRPSVIRYGGNGQAAHAAVEFGYESRADAWTRYTDEARTDLRNRIKSITTYVGDNLGGIVSNGTKVRSYALAYERSPSSGRSLLTSVQVCANHPQTSVSECLPATRFDWGKPAAGKQAGFERIADWAGAPRLSYSRSGGASGYEHHMHSEYFAFMDMENHGYTDMLEKQSSPLVSTPATFPNAPVKMPKYRYFHNNGAGGFTSYFYELSTKENFQVVDLADFNGDGAPDLYVTTDNGLKICLSPLAKPGALMAAGSTLSFDCRPELKTTGLISSSNMDIPFITDILGDGRAALYSRVRLDGTATLCIQTACQNVANPPLGVLGATYANDGSPEYARSNYTTFTEMVDYTGVGKPYDTRWTKAHFVDTTNEEGIHIRRWDAMTPTVSMLDVQAPGVTADAAPMLPYLYRRYSQVGSSAWGQVDARVPYKFDESFAGLGHAGDFNGTGYSGLAYGFLEYAWLNNTASYSKAEMTVCLSTGRALDCRVRQKFSGPRYHAVRGVGNFTGDGQPSILVERMNLSASPLPEWTGDLLLCRVMGDDVSTQPDGADDGNIACDPISGINTKNRGNNDTVRVFLMDLLGTGRTQVVRYVETATSSALNPTSIRWEVYRPIDVAESGQSLDRIHRVTNGLGAYASVEYQDGRTTNLVRHSGTVSHDYPRHLSSGVGKYVSRLVVGNGAGSDRSWRYAYQDPAIDVSGRGSLGFAQMTVTDEQLQHVTTTTYAQTWPLTGSVLSTKVEAANGIVLSNTENRMKEFKIAQANGKQTSFVASIGGTVARRDLSGADLGTTTTTGASGIADVQYDSWGNVTHSMVTATSSVDGDRFVTSTVNGYYAPDAANFTNSLLRNSSVNKWQSSNASSITRTVDYTYETTGQLKSETIQSGDTSKLMKLTTEYDRAGNAFGLVTLRKVTWHDPIRVLDVSKSETMKYDSRGRYVESATNALTQTQTFAFDAGTGARTRLTDTNGLVTTWLVDGFGSIQVETRPDKNEKRQYRKQCDGTCPGYAASATVIEQYNGASRTAAPQVMYADSVGHEVGARTWGFDGRPIFAGKRYDTLGRLKEADQPSYDASAVLDASYEYDELGRVKATTKYGDGIAEVTSTTYAGLTITHRNAKTHQRVERRDILGRTVSVTDALNGKTGFAYDAAGNLVQTLDPLGNAIGVRYDDLGRKIELNDPDLGRVLYTVDALGQVRKQTSKEQAKNSQFTRMDYDSLGRLVARVEGNLDARWIYDAQAGADCKTTVSCGQLVEAYTGPPASKTYRRLHAYNALGLPVETKQTINLVVFRAGTVYDSWSRPVTQTYQREGGAEKIFDLRYNQFGYLQRVERGPLVLWTVTAQDAAQRVTSQLLGNGLVSQQAFDPGSGRVKSLSLQKADKTLRWSEGYDYDKLGSVTLRTQVWGDARLTEGFQYDELGRLRFNTIDGGQREFRYDAGGNITYKQDLGVYTYLGDGKSTRLPHAVLSIAGIPGTFEYDDNGNLLRGAGRVVTWSSFDMPLTIARGTDTAAFAYGPELQRTRQTRNDGMLIYAGAQEVETKAGETTVKTYWPFGLGVEIDRPGVAAPELNWMHKDRLGSVTALSDVDGNLREALAYDPWGKRRNRADSGTPDALDGKTDNRGFTGHEMLDALDLVHMNGRVYDPLVGRFMSADPFIQDPYNGQNYSRYSYVMNNPTNMIDPTGFVGSRIEDQNKEKAEKEAEKVGKACAGAETCNVTINGKVTVTIKAGQISSIKPVLTASNDNKVNAKSRESTANEAGGLSGMWKGITDHFKSSWDSAKSSLRYHLDNPLDIVSDTLDPFGGASGPKALVGLGSKLIQTAGTAEKVIDACCCFPAGTPVSTDQGMIAIEKIKVGQLVYSRDPQTGETAFKPVTQLMVTRAKPLFRLVTENYAGHLESMEVTDNHPYWVKGMGWVDAEKLTTNSLLQSLDGQELKVVSLEKLGRSEVTYNFTVADFHTYFAGSQKAFVHNCSGCKLAEEAVTSLSKIALGAPAKMQDHHLLPQQFDRFFAQRGIDIHAHTVTISSLSHLKGLHGAGLGNMPGGWNQQWGQWIANNPNATTQQIYQNLGQMMVNYNISHLPIHSYRK; encoded by the coding sequence ATGATGAAAAATACGGGAGATGTAAATTGGAATGCGGGTAGCGAATATGTGCTGGTTTCTCTCGGTGATAATTGGGGTGTTACCTCGATAAACATGCCAGATTTTGTCCCGCCTGGGGATCCGGCCACGTTTAACTTCAACATCAAGGCTCCAGCGGTTTCAGGGGTTTACAGTTATAAATGGCAGTTACGCAAAAACGGGGCCGCATTCGGCTCAATTGTCAGCCAGCAGATTACTGTGAATCCTGTGGGCACCAACACACCGCCGACGGCGGCTTGGATAACACCACAAATCAGCTCGGTGAAGTACTGGGTAACGACGGGAGCAAAGGCGGCCGTTCAACTCAGTGCGGCTGGCAGAGACAACGATCCGGGCGGTTCAGTCACGTCGATGCAAGTTTTCAGGAATGGGGAAACCACGCCATTGCTTGACCGGGCCGGAGCGAGCTTCAACGAGAGTGTGCTGTTGGGTGCTGGCACTTACAACCTGTATGCGCAGGCAAAGGATAATTTTGGCGCGGTGGGCAAGAGCGGTCTCGTGGAAATTCGCGTATTGGAACCGAGCGGATCAGTCAGATTTAATTCAGTGACACCGTCAAGCCTGACCGGGGTCGCATTGGCTGGAAATAAAGTCACGTCCACCATCGCATATAAGGCCGAAACAGTTGACCCGGAATTCTGGGTGGAGAAGGTCGAATTGATGAGGGTCGGTACGTCGACGCCGCTGGCTAGTCGCAACTGTACTATCCAGAGAAACGCTAATAACGAACCCATACACTCAATATGTGATGGCAGTGTTTCCTATGATTTCGCGATCGGAACACATGATGTATTTTTGCGTGCCACGATGTTCTCGAACATCTATTCGAACTCCGCGCAATTGAGATTTGTAATTTCTGAGAATGCAGCGCCAACCGCTTCCATATCCGTGCCGGTGAAGAACTACGTGGTTGCAGCGAATACCTCTGCCTCTGTCCCCATGACTTTGTCCGGCAGCGATGTCGACGGCATAGTTAAACAGCTTACGCTGTATCGTGATGGTGCCTTGGCGGCGAGCGGTCCAGCCAGCAGCAGCGCGACTGCGCAATGGCCGACATCGCTGACGTTGCCCGTCGGCCAATACAATTTGCAAGCTCGTGCGATCGACAATTTCAATGTATCCAGCCCGCTCAGCGCCGGCCAGATCGTTAAGATTTCGCCGAACACACTTCCAACAGCCAGCCTTTCCGTCGTCGGCGGCAAACTTAGCTATAAAGTTCCGCCGAATGGCCAGGCGAGCGTGTCGTTCAGCGGCACCATCAGCGATAGTGACGGCACCGTTAGGCGATGGGATATCGTCGAGGGCGCAGGCTCGCTGGCATTCGCTAACGTCAACAGCGCAACCGTTGCGGTAAGCCAAACGCTAAATTTCGTCAAAGGCGAACACCAAATCCGACTCAAGGCCATCGACAACTTGGGTGAAATTTCGTACAGCGCACCGATTGTTATCACGGTGACTGAGGATGATCCCAACGTCAAGCCCACCGCCACAATGACGGCGCCGACGCTGGCGAAAAGCTACTCAGTCGGCATCAACGGCACGGTGGCGGTGACCGTATCCGGTTGGGGAAGCGACACAGACGGCTGGATGAGCCGAATGGAAGTACTTCGCAATGGAGTAAGTCAAGCCGGCGTCTCCGGCAGCACGATTGACCATGTGCTCACGCTGGAAAGCGGACAACACGATATTGCCGTTAGAGCCATCGACAATGCCGGCGGATTTAGCGACAGCACGGCCGTACGTATCACGGTGAATGCGGCCAACGGCGGCGCCCAAATCAGTGACTGGATGGCCACTCCCAATGGCGGCGTTGTGACTTCAACCGGCACCTTACCTGTGCGCGTAAGTGGTACCGCCATTGCCGCAACTAGCGATGATGCCGTCCAACGTGTCGAGGTCTGGGACGACATCAGTAACAAGCTGCTAGACGCGAGCAACTATACCCTGCAGTGGAGCGCGGGGCATGAAGTGCCAATTAACACGGTTCGCAAATACAGCATGCAGCTGAATCTGACTCCGGGCGACTACAGTTTGTACTTCCGCGCGGCGACCTACAACGGTGGGACTGGGCAGTCGGCCAAGCTGCCGGTCAAGATCACGAGCGCGGCGGGAGCACCCGCTGTTCAGATGACCTCGCCAGTAGAATCAGGGATTTATGAGGTGACCGCAGGTGACACCGCGCCGGTGACAATTATCGGCAGCGCCAGCGCCGCCAACGGCATCAAGGTACTGGAGGTCATCGACAACGATGCTGTGATCGACAGCATGACCACAGCCGAGGTCAATAAAACGTACCAGTTGAGCGCCGGTCCACACAGACTGGTGCTGCGCGTAGTCGATAACCAAAATAACACGATGCTCAGCGCAGCGGCGCTTATCACGGTGCTCGAATCGAATGCAAAAATTCTATTCACCTCCCCGGCGAATGGCCTCAAAGTAGTAATGCCGTGGGGAGGCACCGTAGCGAAGTTAAGTGTGACGGGGTCAGTGCAGGCGGGGTCTGCTGCAGTTATCAAGTTTCACGGTATGCTGGACAATGTAGCCGCTTGCGAACTCTCGGTCACGGGTGTATCGACTTGCTCCTTTAATGCGGCGCTGGGGGCGCATGAGCTGAGGTTGCGTGCCACCGACAAAAACGGAAGATTCACCTTTAGCGAACCTCGCAACGTTACCGTCGTGCCCACTGGGGCGGCGCATACGATTACATTGAGCGCGCCACTCGCCAACAGCGTGATCAACACAAATTTACCTACCGCGCCGGTTAGGGTGCGGGGCGTCGTCTCCTCGCCAAGCGGCCCCATCGTTTCGTACGACATACTGGATTCGTACACTAAGATTGGCGAGGGCACCGGAGGTACCATCGATCAAGTTGTAGAGCTGGCGCCAGGTGCGCATGCGCTTATGATCAGGTCGACCGATAGCGTGGGGGTGGAATGGTTATGGGCTAGCCGCAATGTCACCGTCGTCTCCTCAACCATCATGGGTGGTTTGGCGGGCGTGCGTATCGAGGCGGATGGCACACCACAGCTGGTGGGATGGGCGTGCCAGAAAACCAAAGCCGACGCGGTAACGTACGAAGTCTATGTGAACGCGGCCCCCGATGCCGGTGGTACATTGCTGGGATCGGGTAGCGCGAATATCGCCACCGAGCTCAACAACGCGACCATCGCTTCAGGCTGCGGCACGCCGAATGCCGGCCATCATTTTAAATTTGACCTCAGTCCCTTCGTTACCCAATATCCGGGCTCGCCATTGTTTGTGAAGGCTAGTTTGAACGGGGAGGTAGCGCTGGTGCCGTGCGAGGAAAACCTGTGCACCATGCCGAACAGCATGCGTGTGGGTTTGACCACGCCGCTGACCGGCGACCGTTTCTTTGGCACTTCCACGGTGTTCAGCCGGCTGCAAATCAGTACCATCACCGGCACACCGGACGAAGTCGCTTTCAATATCGACGGCGAATGGATCACCGGACAACCCGACGCCGCCGCGGGCGCGTATTACGCCAGCAAGGTAGGGCTAGCACCCCGGGCCGCCCCGTATATCGTATTCGGTCGTGTGCGTCAGGGCAACGTCACGCTCAACACGGTGGAAAGCCAGTTTTACGTGATGCCGTCCAACGGCGTAACACTGGAATTGAAGAGCCCCGCGAATGTCGCCATCGGTGCTCCGATTGCGCTGACCGCCGCCGTTGGCGGAACTTCTGCGGGTGCCACGACTGTCTTGTTCTACGCGAACGGAGTTCTGATAGGAACCGGAAATGTGGCGGCGGACGGAGTCGCCTCGACATCCTGGGCGACCAACGTGGCGGGACGATATAACATTTTCGCTATCGCTGTGAACCAGTCTTCGGCGAGGGTGGCCCAATCGAACGTGACTATTTTGATGGTCGGCACGACAGCCAATGGCGCAAGTTCGCCGGACCCGCTCCCGGTGTCAGTGTCGACACCACACCTTGGCAACGCAAACGCGGGCACCTTGCCCGGCAGCCTGACTGTCTCGCCGGCCGGCGGAGCGAACTACGGCATCGAGATTGCCGTTCCTCCAGGAACGGCCGGACTGCAACCCCAGCTCTCACTCAATTACGACAGCCAAGGCCAGAACAGCTTGCTGGGCGTGGGCTGGACGCTGGGGGGACTGTCGTCGATCCACCGCTGCGGCAAAACCATTGCCCAAGATGAAGTGAACGCGCGCATCGCGTTCAGCACCAACGATCGCTTGTGCCTGGATGGTCAGCGGCTGGTTCTTGTCAACCTCGCTCTCAGCGACGCCAGCTACTGGGCGGATAACGCTGAATACCGCACGGAGATCGACAATTTCAGCCGCATTACCGCGCAATCGACCAGTGGGCGTCGCAGCTTCAAGGTCGAGACCCGGGACGGCCGCGTCATGCTGTTTGGCGCTGCGGACGGGTTTGAAAAGGCCATCGTACAGCCGGTGGCAAGCTCGCGCGATGCGACCACGATGCCGGCGGAAAAGTCCGGCCCGGTATCCTGGAAGCTGGACAAGGTCACCGACCGTTACGGCAACTTCATCGACTTCAGTTACGAGCAAAACGCCACCTCCGGCGAGCACCGGCCGTCGGTGATCCGCTACGGCGGTAACGGCCAGGCGGCGCACGCGGCGGTGGAATTCGGTTACGAGTCCCGTGCAGATGCATGGACGCGCTACACGGACGAAGCGCGCACCGACTTGCGCAATCGAATCAAATCCATCACCACTTACGTTGGCGACAATCTGGGCGGGATAGTCAGCAATGGCACCAAGGTCCGCAGCTACGCGCTGGCTTACGAGCGCAGCCCCTCGAGCGGACGTAGTTTGCTGACGAGTGTGCAGGTGTGTGCGAACCATCCGCAGACGAGCGTGAGCGAGTGTTTGCCGGCGACGCGCTTTGACTGGGGCAAACCGGCGGCTGGAAAACAGGCCGGATTCGAACGCATCGCCGATTGGGCCGGTGCGCCACGGCTTTCCTACTCGAGGTCAGGCGGCGCGTCCGGCTATGAGCACCACATGCATTCAGAGTACTTTGCTTTCATGGATATGGAGAACCATGGGTACACCGACATGCTCGAAAAGCAGAGTTCGCCGCTGGTGTCGACACCTGCGACCTTCCCCAACGCACCGGTAAAGATGCCCAAGTACCGCTACTTCCATAACAATGGGGCGGGCGGCTTTACATCGTACTTTTATGAGTTGAGCACCAAGGAAAACTTCCAGGTGGTTGACCTTGCCGATTTTAATGGCGATGGAGCCCCCGATCTGTATGTCACAACCGACAACGGCCTGAAAATCTGCCTGTCGCCATTGGCGAAGCCGGGCGCGCTCATGGCCGCCGGTTCGACGCTGTCTTTCGATTGCCGTCCAGAGCTTAAAACCACGGGACTGATCAGCTCAAGCAATATGGATATCCCGTTCATCACGGACATCCTTGGCGATGGCCGCGCGGCCCTGTATAGCCGCGTCAGGCTCGACGGCACGGCAACTTTGTGCATTCAAACGGCATGCCAGAATGTGGCCAACCCGCCGCTCGGCGTTCTGGGGGCGACCTATGCCAATGACGGTTCTCCGGAATACGCGCGCAGCAACTACACGACATTCACGGAAATGGTGGACTACACGGGTGTCGGCAAGCCCTACGATACGCGTTGGACCAAAGCACACTTCGTCGATACCACCAATGAAGAGGGCATACATATTCGCCGTTGGGATGCGATGACTCCTACCGTTAGCATGCTCGATGTGCAGGCACCGGGTGTCACTGCGGATGCCGCGCCGATGTTACCGTACCTCTACCGTAGATACAGTCAGGTCGGATCCTCCGCCTGGGGGCAGGTGGACGCGCGCGTGCCATACAAGTTTGACGAGAGCTTCGCCGGTTTGGGACATGCGGGCGATTTCAACGGTACCGGCTACTCGGGGTTGGCATACGGGTTCCTGGAGTACGCCTGGTTGAACAATACCGCGTCGTACAGCAAGGCGGAAATGACGGTATGTCTTTCCACGGGACGGGCGCTTGATTGCCGTGTCCGTCAAAAGTTCAGCGGGCCACGCTATCACGCCGTACGTGGCGTAGGTAACTTTACCGGAGATGGACAGCCATCGATTCTGGTGGAACGGATGAATCTGTCCGCCAGTCCTTTGCCGGAATGGACTGGTGACTTGCTGTTGTGCCGCGTGATGGGTGACGACGTCTCCACGCAGCCCGACGGTGCCGACGATGGCAATATCGCGTGCGATCCGATCTCCGGTATCAATACCAAGAATCGAGGGAATAACGACACCGTGCGCGTCTTCCTCATGGACTTGCTGGGCACGGGCCGCACACAGGTGGTGCGTTATGTCGAAACGGCCACATCCAGCGCTTTGAATCCGACGTCGATCCGCTGGGAAGTGTATCGGCCGATCGATGTTGCCGAGTCCGGTCAATCGCTCGACCGCATCCATCGCGTGACCAACGGCTTGGGCGCCTACGCCTCGGTCGAGTACCAGGACGGCCGTACGACAAACCTTGTCCGTCACAGCGGCACGGTGAGCCACGACTATCCGCGCCATTTGAGCAGCGGCGTCGGCAAGTATGTCAGTCGCTTGGTCGTCGGCAACGGCGCCGGCAGCGACCGTAGCTGGCGTTACGCATATCAGGATCCGGCGATAGATGTCAGCGGGCGCGGATCGCTCGGCTTTGCACAGATGACGGTGACGGATGAGCAGCTGCAGCACGTCACCACGACCACCTATGCGCAAACTTGGCCGCTGACCGGTTCGGTGTTGTCGACGAAGGTCGAGGCCGCCAATGGCATTGTTCTCAGCAATACCGAGAACCGCATGAAAGAATTCAAGATCGCCCAGGCCAACGGCAAGCAAACCAGCTTTGTCGCGTCGATCGGTGGCACCGTCGCGCGCCGCGACCTGAGCGGCGCTGACCTCGGCACCACGACCACGACCGGTGCCAGCGGCATCGCCGACGTCCAGTACGACAGTTGGGGGAATGTGACGCACAGCATGGTCACTGCCACCAGCAGTGTCGATGGCGACAGGTTCGTTACCTCGACGGTCAATGGTTACTATGCACCGGACGCGGCCAATTTCACGAACAGCCTGCTGCGTAACAGCAGTGTCAATAAATGGCAAAGCTCGAACGCCAGCAGTATCACGCGCACCGTCGACTACACCTACGAGACCACCGGCCAATTGAAGTCGGAGACGATCCAATCCGGCGACACGAGCAAATTGATGAAGTTGACCACGGAATACGACCGCGCCGGCAATGCGTTCGGTTTGGTCACCTTGCGCAAGGTCACGTGGCACGATCCGATCCGCGTCTTGGACGTTTCCAAGTCGGAGACGATGAAATACGACAGCCGTGGCCGGTATGTGGAAAGCGCCACGAACGCGTTGACGCAAACGCAGACATTCGCTTTCGACGCCGGCACCGGGGCGCGTACCCGGCTGACCGACACCAACGGACTGGTCACCACCTGGCTCGTGGACGGATTCGGCAGCATTCAGGTGGAGACGCGTCCCGACAAGAACGAGAAGCGCCAGTACCGCAAACAATGCGATGGCACTTGTCCGGGCTACGCGGCAAGCGCGACGGTGATCGAGCAATACAACGGCGCCTCGCGCACGGCCGCGCCGCAGGTCATGTACGCCGACAGCGTCGGCCACGAAGTCGGCGCCCGCACCTGGGGCTTTGACGGCAGGCCCATCTTCGCCGGCAAGCGCTACGACACCCTGGGTCGTCTGAAGGAGGCCGACCAGCCGTCCTACGACGCCTCGGCCGTGCTGGACGCTAGCTATGAATATGACGAGCTGGGGCGCGTGAAAGCCACCACCAAGTATGGCGATGGGATTGCCGAGGTCACCTCGACCACTTACGCCGGCCTCACCATCACGCACAGGAACGCCAAGACCCACCAGCGCGTGGAGCGGCGCGACATACTGGGCCGCACGGTCTCGGTGACCGATGCGCTCAACGGCAAGACCGGCTTCGCCTACGACGCGGCCGGCAACCTGGTGCAAACCCTCGATCCGCTGGGGAATGCAATCGGGGTCCGGTACGACGACCTGGGGCGCAAGATCGAGCTCAACGATCCCGATCTCGGCCGCGTGCTGTACACGGTCGACGCGCTCGGCCAGGTGCGCAAACAGACGAGTAAGGAGCAGGCCAAAAACAGCCAGTTCACGCGCATGGACTACGACTCGCTCGGCCGCCTCGTGGCGCGCGTGGAGGGCAACCTGGATGCGCGTTGGATCTACGACGCCCAGGCCGGGGCCGATTGTAAAACCACCGTTAGTTGCGGCCAGCTGGTGGAGGCCTACACCGGCCCGCCCGCCAGCAAGACCTACCGGCGGTTGCACGCCTACAATGCGCTGGGTCTGCCCGTAGAGACGAAGCAAACGATCAACCTGGTGGTGTTCCGCGCCGGCACCGTGTACGACAGCTGGAGCCGGCCGGTGACGCAGACCTACCAGCGCGAAGGCGGCGCCGAGAAGATCTTTGACCTGCGCTACAACCAATTCGGTTATTTGCAGCGCGTCGAGCGCGGCCCGCTGGTGCTGTGGACGGTCACGGCGCAGGACGCGGCGCAGCGGGTGACATCGCAGCTGCTGGGCAACGGACTGGTGTCGCAACAGGCGTTCGACCCGGGTTCGGGCCGTGTGAAGAGCCTTAGCCTGCAAAAGGCCGACAAGACGCTTCGCTGGTCCGAGGGCTACGACTACGACAAGCTGGGCAGCGTCACGCTGCGCACCCAGGTCTGGGGCGACGCGCGTCTGACGGAAGGGTTCCAATACGACGAGCTGGGTCGTTTGCGCTTCAACACGATCGACGGCGGCCAGCGCGAATTCCGTTACGACGCGGGGGGCAACATCACCTACAAGCAGGACCTGGGCGTCTACACCTATTTGGGCGACGGCAAGTCGACGCGACTGCCGCACGCGGTGCTGAGCATCGCCGGCATCCCCGGCACGTTCGAGTACGACGACAACGGCAACCTGTTGCGCGGCGCCGGCCGAGTCGTCACCTGGAGCAGCTTCGACATGCCGCTGACGATCGCCCGCGGCACCGATACGGCCGCCTTCGCCTACGGCCCCGAGCTGCAGCGCACGCGGCAAACGCGCAATGACGGCATGCTGATCTATGCCGGCGCGCAGGAGGTCGAGACCAAGGCCGGGGAAACCACGGTCAAGACGTACTGGCCGTTCGGCCTGGGCGTGGAGATCGACCGGCCTGGCGTGGCGGCGCCGGAGCTCAACTGGATGCACAAGGACCGCCTGGGCAGCGTGACGGCGCTGTCGGACGTGGACGGCAATTTGCGCGAAGCGCTGGCCTACGATCCGTGGGGCAAGCGGCGCAACCGGGCCGACAGCGGCACGCCCGACGCGCTCGACGGCAAGACGGACAACCGGGGCTTCACCGGCCACGAGATGCTCGACGCGCTCGACCTCGTGCACATGAATGGGCGGGTGTATGATCCGCTGGTGGGGCGCTTCATGTCGGCCGATCCGTTCATTCAAGACCCGTACAACGGGCAGAACTATAGTCGATATAGCTACGTAATGAATAACCCGACCAATATGATCGATCCAACAGGTTTTGTCGGATCGCGAATAGAGGATCAGAATAAAGAGAAAGCGGAAAAGGAAGCGGAAAAGGTGGGGAAAGCGTGCGCTGGCGCTGAAACTTGCAACGTTACGATTAATGGTAAAGTAACGGTTACTATTAAGGCTGGCCAAATTTCGTCGATTAAGCCTGTGCTAACTGCATCCAACGACAATAAGGTCAACGCTAAGTCGCGTGAGTCTACAGCCAACGAAGCTGGTGGCCTATCAGGTATGTGGAAGGGGATTACGGATCATTTTAAGAGTTCGTGGGATTCCGCCAAATCGTCGCTTAGATATCACTTAGATAATCCCCTCGACATCGTTAGCGACACTCTTGACCCGTTCGGTGGTGCAAGTGGCCCGAAAGCACTTGTAGGCCTAGGAAGTAAGTTAATCCAGACAGCAGGCACAGCTGAAAAAGTCATTGATGCATGTTGCTGTTTTCCAGCGGGGACCCCGGTTTCTACTGACCAAGGAATGATTGCGATTGAGAAAATAAAAGTTGGACAGCTAGTTTACTCTCGGGACCCTCAGACTGGCGAAACGGCGTTTAAACCTGTGACTCAATTGATGGTGACTCGCGCTAAGCCTTTATTTAGGCTTGTGACTGAAAACTATGCGGGCCATTTGGAGAGCATGGAGGTTACCGATAATCATCCATACTGGGTAAAGGGTATGGGCTGGGTCGACGCTGAAAAACTTACAACCAATTCGCTGTTGCAGAGTTTGGATGGTCAAGAACTAAAAGTAGTATCGCTAGAAAAACTTGGTCGTAGTGAGGTCACTTATAATTTCACTGTGGCCGACTTCCATACGTATTTTGCCGGAAGTCAAAAAGCCTTTGTTCATAATTGCAGCGGATGCAAACTTGCGGAAGAGGCGGTCACATCATTGTCAAAGATAGCACTCGGTGCGCCTGCTAAAATGCAAGACCATCACCTCCTGCCACAGCAGTTTGATAGATTTTTCGCGCAGCGCGGCATAGATATTCATGCTCATACGGTTACAATAAGTTCGCTATCTCACTTGAAGGGACTGCACGGTGCCGGGCTTGGTAATATGCCTGGAGGTTGGAACCAGCAGTGGGGGCAGTGGATAGCAAATAACCCCAATGCCACGACACAGCAGATTTATCAGAACCTTGGACAGATGATGGTAAACTATAATATTTCACACCTGCCTATTCATTCTTATCGAAAGTGA